In Streptomyces hawaiiensis, one genomic interval encodes:
- a CDS encoding SH3 domain-containing protein, with amino-acid sequence MRLLGIPDICQDRSLLRSPSLSCTSFPVIPVARSTLRLRIRTAKAASKDSGYLATLTAGKTYQAYCRTHGQTITDNGYTNDIWIGFGDGYSSAVYFKGDRYGNLPSSDQC; translated from the coding sequence TTGAGGCTGCTCGGAATCCCTGACATCTGTCAGGACCGTTCCCTCCTGCGCTCTCCTAGCCTTTCGTGCACGAGCTTCCCGGTCATCCCAGTCGCAAGGAGCACCCTGCGTCTGCGCATCCGAACGGCGAAAGCCGCCTCCAAGGACAGCGGCTACCTGGCCACACTCACCGCCGGGAAGACCTATCAGGCCTACTGCCGGACGCACGGCCAGACCATCACCGACAACGGCTACACCAACGACATCTGGATCGGCTTCGGGGACGGATACAGCAGCGCCGTGTACTTCAAGGGCGACCGCTACGGCAACCTGCCGTCGTCAGACCAGTGCTGA
- a CDS encoding glycoside hydrolase family 5 protein: MVSQAGKIRAVFLAVLLTVAASVYGTTNQASADTVARSSSSQIMADMGAGWNLGNQLEANTNGYPSETAWGQPTVTQALIDKVRAAGFKTIRIPVSYLGSIGPGPNYTINPSWLNRIQEVANYAYNRGMHVMINMHGDGYKSINGSWLICDSPSQATIKAKYQKVWQQIANRFKNYDQRLILESMNEEFDGQYGQPTQPCYSNINSYNQIFVDTVRKTGGNNDSRWLLVAGWNTNIDYTAGNYGFTLPSDQYRSPSIPASERRIMISVHYYSPWDFAGEESGAITQWGRAATNPSRTSAWGQEDYLDSQLKKMYDTFATKGYPVVVGEYGAIDKSSFDSSNNRYRADFARAVAATAKKYGAATVYWDNGGTERYGFGLFNRRSLTVTQQGIINAIMSGVGGRAAAPGLPSGT, from the coding sequence ATGGTTTCACAAGCAGGGAAGATCAGAGCCGTTTTCCTTGCCGTCTTGTTGACGGTTGCCGCGTCAGTGTACGGCACGACGAATCAGGCGTCGGCCGATACCGTGGCACGGTCGAGCTCTTCGCAGATCATGGCCGACATGGGCGCGGGATGGAATCTGGGGAATCAACTCGAAGCCAACACCAACGGATACCCCAGCGAAACGGCATGGGGTCAGCCGACCGTCACACAAGCCCTCATCGACAAAGTGAGGGCGGCAGGGTTCAAAACGATACGGATCCCGGTCTCCTACCTAGGATCCATAGGGCCCGGCCCGAACTACACGATAAATCCCTCCTGGCTGAACAGAATCCAAGAAGTCGCCAACTACGCCTACAACAGGGGCATGCATGTGATGATCAACATGCACGGCGACGGCTACAAGAGCATCAACGGCTCCTGGCTGATCTGCGATTCACCCTCCCAAGCGACGATCAAGGCCAAGTACCAGAAAGTTTGGCAGCAAATCGCGAACAGGTTCAAGAACTACGACCAGCGCCTGATCCTGGAGTCCATGAACGAAGAGTTCGACGGGCAATATGGTCAGCCGACCCAGCCGTGCTACTCAAACATCAACAGTTACAACCAGATCTTCGTGGACACCGTGCGGAAAACCGGCGGAAACAACGATTCAAGGTGGCTGCTCGTTGCCGGCTGGAACACCAACATCGATTACACCGCCGGGAATTACGGCTTCACGCTTCCATCCGACCAGTATCGATCCCCGTCCATTCCCGCCAGTGAGCGGCGAATCATGATCTCCGTTCATTACTACAGCCCGTGGGACTTCGCCGGGGAGGAGAGCGGCGCCATCACGCAATGGGGACGAGCGGCGACCAATCCGTCGAGAACATCGGCCTGGGGGCAGGAAGACTATCTGGATTCGCAACTGAAGAAGATGTACGACACATTCGCCACGAAGGGGTATCCGGTAGTCGTCGGCGAATACGGTGCGATCGACAAGTCATCGTTCGATTCGTCGAACAACAGGTATCGCGCGGACTTCGCGCGGGCCGTCGCGGCCACTGCCAAGAAATACGGGGCAGCCACCGTCTACTGGGACAATGGTGGGACCGAACGGTACGGGTTCGGGCTGTTCAACCGGCGCTCCCTCACGGTGACCCAGCAGGGCATCATCAACGCCATCATGAGCGGCGTCGGTGGCCGTGCCGCCGCCCCGGGCCTTCCGTCTGGCACATAA
- a CDS encoding PP2C family protein-serine/threonine phosphatase, whose amino-acid sequence MEGGDLELGELLAAAEAAPPGESVDVVAHDLQKRFGAEAVSFLFVDLIGQRLVRLAGAGIADRAGPIDLQGSVYDAVLQSQRQHVEAGGQDGRRVITPVTNRGDCIGVLEVTLQSADDTVLRQVRDVAHALAYIIVTDRRFTDLYHLGGRTTETSLAAEIQHQLLPSAPCCEAEEFTLAAGLIPADDIGGDTYDYTLDRDTLHLSITDAMGHDTNSALLATLLVGALRRARRSGCDALKQANHAHQALLSHSRGIATGQLLCVDLETGHCDLVNAGHPRPLRLRGNAVDELKLAANLPFGVAAPTSYRLQELQLLPGDRLVLITDGMQERAAAAVDLASVVHDTRALHPREAVRSLTAAVLDACHGSLNDDATVLILDWHGNRSRSDETGPGTRR is encoded by the coding sequence GTGGAAGGTGGAGATCTTGAGCTGGGCGAGTTGCTGGCCGCTGCGGAAGCGGCGCCGCCCGGTGAATCCGTCGACGTGGTGGCGCACGATCTGCAGAAGCGGTTCGGTGCGGAGGCTGTGTCGTTTCTGTTCGTCGACCTGATCGGCCAGCGGCTGGTACGGCTTGCCGGAGCCGGTATCGCGGACCGTGCCGGGCCGATCGACCTGCAGGGCAGCGTCTACGACGCCGTTCTGCAGAGCCAGCGCCAGCATGTGGAAGCGGGCGGACAGGACGGGCGGCGCGTCATCACGCCGGTCACCAACCGCGGCGACTGCATCGGGGTTTTGGAGGTGACCCTGCAGTCCGCCGACGACACCGTGCTCCGCCAGGTCCGCGACGTGGCCCACGCGCTCGCCTACATCATCGTCACGGACCGCCGCTTCACCGACCTGTACCACCTGGGCGGGCGCACCACGGAGACCAGCCTGGCCGCGGAGATCCAGCACCAACTGCTCCCCTCGGCCCCCTGCTGCGAGGCGGAGGAATTCACCCTCGCGGCCGGGCTGATCCCAGCCGACGACATCGGTGGCGACACCTACGACTACACCCTCGACCGCGACACCCTGCACCTGTCCATCACCGACGCGATGGGCCACGACACGAACTCCGCGCTGCTAGCCACCTTGCTCGTCGGGGCTTTGCGGCGGGCGCGCCGCAGCGGCTGTGACGCCCTCAAGCAAGCCAACCACGCCCACCAGGCTCTGTTGAGCCACAGCCGGGGTATCGCCACCGGGCAACTGCTGTGCGTGGACCTCGAAACAGGCCACTGCGACCTGGTCAACGCCGGCCACCCCCGGCCGCTGCGACTGCGCGGCAACGCCGTCGACGAGCTCAAGCTCGCCGCCAATCTCCCTTTCGGCGTGGCGGCGCCCACTTCCTACCGGCTGCAGGAACTGCAACTGCTTCCGGGGGACCGCTTGGTCCTGATCACCGACGGCATGCAGGAGCGCGCTGCCGCAGCCGTCGACCTGGCATCGGTCGTCCACGACACCCGCGCGCTGCACCCGCGAGAAGCCGTCCGGAGCCTGACCGCCGCGGTGCTCGACGCCTGCCACGGCAGCCTCAACGACGACGCCACGGTCCTGATACTGGACTGGCACGGCAATCGCAGCCGGTCGGACGAGACCGGACCAGGCACGCGGCGCTGA
- a CDS encoding PaaX family transcriptional regulator C-terminal domain-containing protein — MHAYRHFPILDPLLPIGLLPPGWPRSRAREVCVAVYDGLLQPAQDHVRAVVSRFAEEPHLDIRAHTIAGMSAGIGHG; from the coding sequence ATGCACGCCTACCGACACTTCCCCATCCTGGACCCGTTGCTCCCCATCGGGCTGTTGCCGCCCGGCTGGCCCCGGTCACGGGCGCGGGAAGTCTGCGTCGCGGTGTACGACGGTCTGCTCCAGCCGGCCCAGGACCATGTCCGCGCTGTGGTGAGCCGATTCGCGGAAGAACCGCACCTCGACATCAGGGCCCATACGATCGCCGGCATGAGTGCGGGTATCGGCCACGGCTGA
- a CDS encoding serine hydrolase domain-containing protein: MTEISRWQARFDELRAAHHVPGASLAVLVDGELYELASGVLHRGTGVEVTTESVFQVGSITKIHTATLVMQLAESGLLDLDAPVVEVLPEFATADPEATKRITSRQLLSHTGGLTCDFTHDTGRGDDCLAKYVEAAAGVALDCPPGTAISYSSVGYNVLGRIVEVLTGLTWDEALQQRLCAPLGLTATVTLPEDVLRFRAAMGHLGEPGEAPEPAPAWNMLPRSAGPYGGVLCATAADIARLARMHLDGGTAPNGTRLLSAEGVVAMQRRVVDSPDKWTVNADGWGLGWTLYDWNGIPGFGHDGATIGQYGFLRVVPEAGVAIVLLTNGGGSRLLYADLLRELLAELAGVRMPDPFAPAAQPPAADITPFTGTYRREGVAISVTERDGRGHLVYEFVDGMAGLSPAMEMELVPVSEAAFAGAGTGPFAEDWMPVVFSALQDGTGVCYIGMRAAPRIG, translated from the coding sequence ATGACGGAGATTTCCCGCTGGCAGGCTCGGTTCGACGAACTGCGCGCCGCGCACCATGTCCCGGGGGCGTCCCTTGCTGTGCTCGTCGACGGGGAGCTTTACGAACTGGCCAGTGGCGTGCTGCACCGCGGGACGGGAGTCGAGGTGACGACAGAGTCGGTCTTCCAGGTCGGCTCGATCACGAAGATCCATACCGCCACTCTGGTGATGCAGCTCGCTGAATCCGGTCTGCTGGACCTGGACGCGCCGGTGGTGGAGGTCCTGCCGGAGTTCGCCACGGCCGACCCCGAGGCCACCAAGCGCATCACGAGCCGCCAGCTGCTGAGTCACACCGGTGGGTTGACCTGCGACTTCACACATGACACCGGTCGGGGTGACGACTGCCTGGCCAAGTACGTGGAGGCCGCCGCAGGTGTGGCGCTCGACTGCCCACCCGGCACGGCCATTTCGTACAGCAGCGTCGGGTACAACGTGCTCGGCCGCATCGTTGAGGTGCTCACCGGCCTGACCTGGGACGAGGCACTGCAGCAGCGGCTCTGCGCCCCGCTCGGCCTCACCGCTACCGTCACTCTTCCCGAGGACGTGCTGCGCTTCCGCGCCGCGATGGGCCACCTCGGAGAGCCGGGCGAGGCACCGGAGCCGGCCCCGGCGTGGAACATGCTGCCGCGCTCGGCCGGCCCCTACGGCGGTGTGCTGTGCGCCACCGCTGCCGACATCGCACGACTGGCCCGGATGCACCTCGACGGCGGTACTGCTCCGAACGGCACCCGGCTACTGAGCGCCGAGGGTGTCGTGGCGATGCAGCGCCGTGTGGTCGACTCGCCCGACAAGTGGACGGTGAACGCGGACGGTTGGGGCCTTGGCTGGACGCTCTACGACTGGAACGGTATTCCTGGCTTCGGCCACGACGGCGCCACCATCGGCCAGTACGGATTTCTGCGCGTCGTTCCCGAGGCGGGAGTCGCCATTGTCCTGCTGACCAATGGCGGCGGCTCACGCCTCCTCTACGCGGACCTCCTGCGCGAACTGCTCGCCGAACTCGCCGGGGTACGGATGCCGGACCCCTTCGCTCCGGCCGCCCAGCCACCTGCTGCGGACATCACACCGTTCACCGGGACCTACCGGCGCGAGGGCGTCGCCATCTCTGTCACTGAACGGGACGGACGGGGGCATCTGGTGTACGAGTTCGTCGACGGCATGGCGGGCCTGTCTCCGGCGATGGAGATGGAACTGGTACCGGTTTCGGAGGCAGCGTTCGCCGGGGCGGGCACGGGTCCCTTTGCCGAGGACTGGATGCCCGTGGTGTTCTCCGCGCTCCAGGACGGCACCGGCGTCTGCTACATCGGAATGCGTGCTGCCCCCAGGATCGGGTGA
- a CDS encoding twin-arginine translocation signal domain-containing protein — MTMQRRSFLTLSATGAAGVGISLLGTGQAAATARAGAPTQRFAVGVRQYAWSRGNRRWTTDVYYPATGRPPVTPR; from the coding sequence ATGACCATGCAACGGCGTAGCTTCCTGACCCTGAGCGCAACCGGAGCCGCGGGCGTAGGCATCTCCTTGCTCGGCACAGGTCAAGCAGCTGCCACTGCGAGGGCCGGCGCTCCGACCCAGCGGTTCGCGGTCGGGGTGCGCCAGTACGCCTGGAGCCGCGGCAACCGCCGGTGGACCACCGACGTCTACTACCCCGCCACCGGCCGCCCCCCGGTGACTCCCCGGTGA
- a CDS encoding alpha/beta hydrolase, which yields MFPVCEFMHGFSSSPQKSLAIIRLPPGRGGVHRPRPHFANLSGQDVYNGNQSKDVSEVITRTLALNTAGDPLAGHINTAVGVGVSGHSMGGMTTHGLLTAWPDARITAAVPMSCVDMGNPSPSARAKVLFMHGDRDGTCPISSARQAYRELPAAKAFLTFRGAGHSNYFGDSRTINTFVDWMRWSLYGDTAARDRLRADATSSTTTWESVLS from the coding sequence GTGTTCCCGGTCTGCGAGTTCATGCACGGCTTCAGCAGCAGCCCGCAGAAGTCCCTGGCGATCATCCGCCTCCCCCCTGGCCGAGGCGGGGTTCATCGTCCCCGCCCCCACTTCGCCAACCTCAGTGGCCAAGACGTCTACAACGGCAACCAGTCCAAGGACGTCTCGGAGGTCATCACCCGGACCCTGGCCCTGAACACGGCCGGGGACCCGCTGGCCGGCCACATCAACACAGCGGTCGGAGTCGGCGTCTCCGGCCACTCGATGGGCGGCATGACCACCCACGGCCTGCTGACGGCCTGGCCGGACGCACGGATCACCGCCGCGGTCCCCATGTCCTGTGTGGACATGGGCAACCCGAGCCCGTCGGCCCGCGCCAAGGTCCTGTTCATGCACGGCGACCGGGACGGAACGTGCCCGATCTCCTCCGCCCGTCAGGCGTACCGGGAACTGCCCGCCGCCAAGGCGTTCCTCACCTTTCGCGGCGCCGGCCACAGCAACTACTTCGGCGACTCCCGGACCATCAACACGTTCGTGGACTGGATGCGGTGGAGTCTGTACGGCGATACCGCGGCCCGCGACCGCCTTCGCGCCGACGCCACCTCCAGCACAACCACCTGGGAATCCGTCCTGAGTTGA
- a CDS encoding winged helix-turn-helix transcriptional regulator gives MSDAAEAAPGGQVEPWQRDAWDIEPDSINLALQSLSPRTTGVIIREAFYGTRRFDDFERHCGISPSVLSARLRDLVADGILEKTRYQAPGARGRDEYRLTDKGRGLLPILIALNDWAERWIVPTGAATTSLLHHDCGSPVSTVVTCASGHEITAPGQVAAAPGPGARPVSASD, from the coding sequence GTGAGCGACGCAGCCGAAGCAGCACCCGGGGGCCAGGTGGAACCGTGGCAGCGGGACGCGTGGGACATCGAACCCGACTCGATCAATCTCGCCCTGCAGTCCCTGAGCCCCCGGACCACGGGCGTCATCATCAGGGAGGCCTTCTACGGCACACGCCGCTTCGACGACTTCGAACGCCACTGCGGCATCAGCCCGAGCGTGCTGTCCGCCCGCCTGCGGGACCTCGTCGCCGACGGCATCCTGGAGAAGACCCGCTACCAGGCTCCCGGTGCGCGCGGACGTGACGAGTACCGCCTCACCGACAAGGGCCGCGGTCTTCTGCCCATCCTGATCGCCCTCAACGACTGGGCCGAACGCTGGATTGTCCCGACCGGCGCCGCCACGACCTCCCTGCTCCACCACGACTGCGGCAGCCCGGTCAGCACGGTGGTGACCTGCGCCTCCGGGCACGAGATCACCGCGCCCGGCCAGGTCGCGGCGGCCCCGGGCCCCGGTGCGAGACCTGTGTCCGCGTCCGACTGA
- a CDS encoding phytoene desaturase family protein translates to MNIGESYHRSTAGQAWDAIVVGSGIGGLTTAAFLARTGQRVLVLEKHSTAGGATQTFRRAGYEWDAGLHYMGDVHRPTSGLRRIFDHISGGKLEWAPMPDVYNRVFIGDREYEYRSGVQRFKDRMKKYFPAESGAIDQYVDLVHAANRAARPYLAHRSLPHSVADTLYDDMAAPFRSHADRTVTEVLTDLTDDAELRAVLTGHYGDYSLAPGRASFGMHAMLIRHYIDGANFPVGGSARLAETATDVITSAGGTVLISADVASVVLDDKGSACGVLMTDGKSFRAPLVISDAGALNTLTRLLPDQTPAAARLVDSLRAVGPSQTYVMLNIGIRESGDRLDLDPANIWAHAGPDIDGDIAAFEADPEHRAMPTYFITFPSVKDPSWESRYPGRTTIDIAGLTTWSLFEPYAGSAWMRRGADYERLKDRLTEELLGQVYRFCPQLEGRIDHTELATPLSYNHFLGKEKGDFMSLAHTPQRFALRDLGAHTDVPGLLLTGQDVASAGVSGAIMGGVVAASAALERDALEDLAAG, encoded by the coding sequence GTGAACATCGGTGAGAGCTACCACCGCAGTACGGCCGGCCAGGCATGGGATGCGATCGTCGTCGGATCGGGGATCGGTGGTCTGACCACAGCCGCCTTCCTGGCCCGGACCGGACAACGGGTCCTGGTGCTGGAGAAGCACTCGACGGCGGGCGGCGCCACCCAGACCTTCCGGCGCGCCGGATACGAATGGGACGCCGGGCTGCACTACATGGGCGACGTCCACCGGCCCACCAGCGGCCTGCGCCGGATCTTCGACCACATCAGCGGCGGCAAGCTGGAGTGGGCTCCCATGCCGGACGTGTACAACCGGGTCTTCATCGGGGACCGGGAGTACGAGTACCGCTCCGGTGTGCAGCGGTTCAAGGACCGGATGAAGAAGTACTTCCCCGCCGAGTCCGGTGCCATCGACCAGTACGTGGACCTGGTCCACGCGGCGAACCGTGCGGCCCGCCCCTACCTCGCCCACCGCAGCCTGCCGCACTCCGTCGCGGACACCCTCTACGACGACATGGCCGCGCCCTTCCGCTCGCACGCGGACCGCACGGTCACCGAGGTGCTCACCGACCTCACCGACGACGCGGAGCTGCGCGCGGTGCTCACCGGCCACTACGGCGACTACTCCCTCGCCCCCGGCCGCGCCTCGTTCGGCATGCACGCCATGCTCATCCGCCACTACATCGACGGCGCGAACTTCCCCGTCGGAGGCTCGGCCCGACTGGCGGAGACAGCGACCGACGTCATCACCTCGGCCGGAGGAACCGTCCTGATCTCCGCGGACGTCGCGAGCGTGGTGTTGGACGACAAGGGCTCGGCCTGCGGCGTCCTCATGACGGACGGGAAGAGCTTCCGGGCGCCGCTCGTCATCAGCGACGCCGGTGCCCTCAACACCCTGACCCGGCTCCTGCCGGACCAGACTCCCGCCGCCGCCCGGCTCGTCGACTCCCTGCGTGCCGTCGGCCCTTCGCAGACCTACGTCATGCTCAACATCGGGATCCGGGAGTCCGGCGACCGGCTCGACCTGGATCCGGCCAACATCTGGGCGCACGCCGGACCCGACATCGACGGCGACATAGCCGCGTTCGAGGCCGACCCCGAGCACCGCGCCATGCCGACGTACTTCATCACCTTCCCGTCGGTGAAGGACCCGTCGTGGGAGAGCCGCTATCCGGGACGCACCACCATCGACATCGCGGGGCTGACCACCTGGTCATTGTTCGAGCCTTACGCGGGAAGCGCGTGGATGCGCCGCGGCGCCGACTACGAACGCCTCAAGGACCGGCTCACCGAGGAGCTGCTGGGCCAGGTCTACCGCTTCTGCCCCCAGCTGGAGGGCCGCATCGACCACACCGAGCTGGCGACGCCGCTCAGCTACAACCACTTCCTCGGTAAGGAGAAGGGCGACTTCATGTCCCTCGCACACACCCCGCAGCGGTTCGCCCTGCGTGACCTCGGCGCCCACACCGATGTCCCCGGCCTCCTCCTCACCGGCCAGGACGTGGCGTCGGCCGGCGTCAGCGGCGCCATCATGGGCGGCGTCGTCGCCGCCTCCGCCGCCCTGGAGCGCGACGCGCTGGAAGACCTCGCGGCCGGATGA